A genomic segment from Dehalococcoidia bacterium encodes:
- a CDS encoding vWA domain-containing protein: MSKARISSPLWLNALFVAGALMLALSLSFLAGRGAAARNSIEPLMPSNAELCPVPIDIALVFDRTSSMSDSNKLQLAREAAKHLVDVLDADGDGSISPHHMAIVSFHDGYASVDRTLTDNAVLLKSTLDGFTSGSGHTNIGEAIWRAQAQLAGSSPAVPDYIVLMSDGAGNRPLNVKLPGLENDVYLDVNDDGVVNSADDLSVDYPGERDTGPDKPDFVVQNGKLIIDDGDPDNSWCSVIDVDSTGPCWPTSSDNYSFDSDIASQIGPGITPNFEIRYALVRVDSNGDNVIDAVLINSDGSVDGNDNGNDAYHRYHASQAKYAGSTIFVLGYDIGTSQNEALLQQLASSPAHFISVPDPEDIEEAFEQLIWELCPTTPTATATNTPPATATATKTSTPTATATRTPTATPTATRTPTSTATATATPTATATSTSTATSTPTATETGTPVPTATATFTPTGTATPPPTSTSTPPPTATSSPAATDTPVPTATSSPSPTATATATPTRTHTPEEPTDTPRPTSTPRPTSTATSAPTSTPVRETLPLQTTPTPRPSPGARALPTTGTGSNGSPWSGLAGTASATAVVAVMGSLWLLGNAWRRRQER, encoded by the coding sequence GTGAGCAAAGCACGGATTTCTAGCCCGCTCTGGTTGAACGCTCTCTTCGTAGCGGGGGCGCTGATGCTCGCGCTATCGCTGTCGTTTCTCGCGGGCAGAGGTGCCGCGGCTCGAAACTCCATCGAGCCGCTCATGCCCTCTAACGCCGAGCTTTGCCCCGTTCCCATCGACATCGCCCTCGTGTTCGACCGAACGAGCAGCATGAGCGACAGCAACAAGCTGCAACTCGCCCGCGAAGCGGCGAAACACTTGGTCGACGTGCTGGACGCGGACGGCGACGGCTCCATATCGCCGCATCACATGGCGATCGTTAGCTTCCACGACGGCTACGCGTCGGTGGATAGAACGCTGACCGATAACGCCGTTCTTCTTAAGAGCACCCTTGATGGCTTCACGAGCGGCAGCGGCCACACCAACATCGGCGAAGCGATATGGCGGGCGCAGGCGCAGCTTGCGGGTTCAAGCCCGGCGGTACCGGACTACATCGTCCTCATGTCCGACGGCGCCGGAAACCGCCCGCTCAACGTTAAGCTCCCCGGCCTCGAGAACGACGTCTACCTGGACGTGAACGATGACGGCGTGGTGAACAGCGCCGATGACCTCAGCGTCGACTATCCGGGGGAAAGGGATACAGGCCCTGACAAGCCCGACTTCGTGGTGCAGAACGGCAAATTGATTATCGACGATGGCGACCCCGATAACTCGTGGTGCAGCGTCATCGACGTCGATAGCACGGGGCCCTGCTGGCCAACTTCTTCTGACAACTACAGTTTCGACAGTGACATCGCGTCACAGATAGGTCCCGGCATAACGCCCAACTTCGAGATTCGATACGCGCTCGTCCGCGTGGACAGCAACGGCGATAACGTGATCGATGCCGTGCTCATTAATAGCGACGGCAGCGTGGACGGCAACGACAACGGCAATGACGCCTACCACCGCTACCACGCCTCTCAGGCCAAGTACGCCGGATCAACAATCTTTGTCCTTGGCTACGACATAGGCACGTCGCAAAACGAGGCGCTCTTGCAGCAGCTTGCATCTTCTCCCGCCCACTTCATCTCCGTCCCCGACCCCGAAGACATCGAGGAAGCCTTTGAGCAGCTAATCTGGGAGCTTTGCCCCACGACTCCCACGGCAACCGCCACCAACACGCCGCCGGCTACGGCGACAGCCACGAAGACATCGACACCTACCGCCACCGCGACGCGGACCCCTACTGCGACGCCAACTGCCACGAGAACGCCCACGTCGACGGCGACGGCGACGGCCACGCCCACGGCGACCGCGACCAGCACCTCAACAGCCACCAGCACGCCCACAGCCACCGAGACGGGCACGCCCGTCCCGACAGCAACGGCGACATTTACTCCCACGGGCACGGCCACGCCTCCTCCTACGAGCACATCGACTCCTCCACCCACCGCTACGTCCTCGCCCGCGGCAACGGACACGCCCGTACCCACAGCGACGTCTTCGCCCAGCCCAACCGCGACGGCAACGGCCACGCCGACAAGGACGCACACGCCCGAGGAACCCACGGACACTCCTCGGCCCACCAGCACGCCGCGACCGACCTCGACGGCGACGAGCGCGCCCACGTCGACGCCGGTGAGGGAAACGCTGCCGCTGCAGACGACGCCTACACCCCGACCGTCGCCGGGTGCGCGCGCCCTACCCACGACAGGGACGGGTTCCAATGGTTCGCCATGGTCGGGCCTGGCCGGCACAGCTTCGGCCACGGCGGTTGTTGCCGTGATGGGCAGCCTCTGGCTCCTCGGCAACGCCTGGCGGCGCAGGCAGGAACGCTAG
- a CDS encoding VWA domain-containing protein, with product MTLRRRRVLLLANVLLVALACVLHAAPASADEYSVDIVSLDESAFPALGAVVNVLDAAGRPVPGLTGDSFQARVGGEPARIDDLRTALDSDVSLAVALVVDVSGSMEGEPLAQARLAAAEFVQGLSPQDSVAVITFSDSVSLVQDFTADKEAVIRAIDGLTALGNTALYQAAADAAARAAAAPSPRRVIILLSDGVDYGGMSRVTRDDSIAAVSAAGVPTYTIGLGTEIDREYLTAVAQASRARFLETPTAEGLSQLYSEIGNVLRSQYVLRLTSPVSDRSKPLSLELSVVVNGASVSTTATLTAVETPPPAPPSVSLSGLAEGDEIDSAISVAAVVDTEGELESLVFLVDGAVVVEKTSPPYELSLDPASLVAGGHVLAVEARAAGGVSRAEVAFSVVAPPSGGGQPVLLLAAAGVLLVLGIAGGFVFRRRHLRRIPKRAVEVRLRPWSTASHGASFGDWTQLDEPEPEPEAETKEERLGRIVVVSGGQQQEYLIGSRPVSIGSAPWCTIVLPEDDGRIGPEEARAWLHQSRKLIFHKLTRLSVIASEGTSGGWLVLEDGDEVTLGSHRLIFTLVVPQTEEERATDAAIGEALRGFGASCSDISTMRESA from the coding sequence ATGACGCTGAGACGGAGACGCGTCCTTTTGCTCGCCAACGTGCTGCTTGTCGCGCTCGCTTGCGTGCTGCACGCTGCGCCCGCTTCCGCCGACGAGTATTCGGTCGACATCGTTAGCCTTGACGAAAGCGCCTTCCCCGCGCTGGGCGCCGTCGTCAACGTGCTCGACGCCGCCGGCCGTCCGGTGCCGGGCCTCACCGGCGACTCATTCCAGGCGCGCGTCGGCGGGGAGCCCGCCCGCATCGACGACCTGCGGACCGCTCTCGACTCCGACGTTTCCCTGGCCGTCGCGCTCGTCGTCGACGTGAGCGGCAGCATGGAGGGCGAGCCGCTTGCGCAGGCGCGCCTCGCCGCCGCCGAGTTCGTACAGGGCCTGTCGCCGCAGGACAGCGTCGCCGTCATCACCTTCAGCGACAGCGTTTCCCTCGTGCAAGACTTCACCGCCGATAAGGAAGCCGTAATCCGCGCCATCGACGGCCTGACAGCGCTCGGCAACACCGCCCTCTATCAGGCGGCCGCGGACGCCGCAGCCAGGGCCGCCGCTGCGCCTTCACCGCGTCGCGTCATCATCCTGCTCAGCGACGGCGTCGACTACGGCGGCATGAGCAGGGTCACCCGCGACGACTCGATTGCCGCCGTGAGCGCCGCTGGCGTTCCCACCTATACGATAGGCCTCGGCACGGAGATAGACCGAGAGTACCTGACAGCGGTAGCACAGGCCAGCAGGGCGCGGTTCCTCGAGACGCCGACGGCGGAAGGGCTCAGTCAGCTTTACTCTGAGATCGGCAACGTTCTGCGGAGCCAGTATGTGCTGCGTCTCACTTCTCCCGTCTCGGACCGCAGCAAGCCGCTGTCGCTGGAGCTCTCGGTCGTCGTGAACGGGGCCTCGGTTTCCACCACGGCGACGCTGACGGCTGTCGAGACCCCGCCGCCTGCGCCGCCGTCGGTCTCCCTGTCGGGACTCGCCGAGGGCGACGAGATCGATTCGGCGATCTCGGTGGCGGCCGTAGTGGACACCGAGGGCGAGCTGGAAAGCCTGGTCTTCCTCGTTGACGGCGCGGTGGTCGTCGAAAAGACATCGCCCCCCTACGAGCTTTCGCTGGACCCCGCGTCGCTCGTCGCCGGGGGGCACGTGCTGGCAGTAGAGGCGAGGGCCGCGGGCGGCGTGAGCCGCGCCGAGGTGGCCTTCAGCGTCGTTGCGCCCCCATCAGGCGGGGGGCAGCCCGTGCTGCTGCTGGCCGCTGCCGGCGTCCTGCTCGTCCTGGGAATCGCTGGCGGCTTCGTGTTCCGGCGGCGGCATCTTCGCCGCATTCCCAAGCGCGCCGTCGAGGTTCGTCTGCGTCCGTGGTCGACGGCCTCACACGGCGCCAGTTTCGGCGACTGGACGCAGCTCGATGAGCCAGAGCCGGAACCGGAGGCGGAGACCAAAGAAGAGCGGCTGGGAAGGATTGTAGTTGTGTCAGGCGGGCAGCAGCAGGAGTACCTCATCGGCAGCAGGCCGGTGAGCATCGGCAGCGCTCCCTGGTGCACCATCGTCTTGCCGGAGGACGACGGCCGGATCGGGCCCGAGGAAGCACGAGCCTGGCTGCACCAGAGCCGGAAACTGATCTTCCACAAGCTGACGCGACTCAGCGTCATCGCCTCCGAGGGGACAAGCGGCGGCTGGCTCGTCCTCGAGGACGGTGACGAGGTCACGCTCGGCTCTCACCGCCTTATCTTCACACTCGTGGTGCCCCAGACAGAGGAGGAGCGGGCCACGGACGCGGCGATAGGCGAGGCGCTACGGGGCTTCGGCGCTTCCTGCTCCGACATCAGCACGATGCGTGAATCGGCCTGA
- a CDS encoding sigma-70 family RNA polymerase sigma factor, with translation MLKLDKPPVTDERLLIRRAITRDTEAFAELYDRNVIRVYRHIYYLVNHTKEAEDLTAQTFLQAWEAIDRFQLRGAPFASWLLRIAHNLAVSHLRSRKGDTPLYESIVDEGLPRNPEAVAERQAEEEKVRQAILRLGDDQRQVIILRFVEELDYREVAEILGKSVPAVRVIQHRALCALRKMMKVDEVA, from the coding sequence GTGCTAAAGCTGGACAAGCCGCCTGTGACCGATGAGCGGCTGCTGATACGACGGGCGATAACGCGCGACACGGAAGCGTTCGCTGAGCTTTACGACCGCAACGTGATACGCGTCTACCGCCACATCTACTACCTCGTGAATCACACCAAGGAAGCGGAAGACCTTACAGCGCAGACGTTCCTCCAGGCCTGGGAAGCGATCGACCGCTTCCAGCTGAGAGGGGCGCCGTTCGCGTCCTGGCTGCTGCGCATAGCGCACAACCTGGCGGTAAGCCATCTCCGCAGCAGGAAGGGGGACACCCCGCTTTACGAATCGATAGTCGACGAGGGGCTGCCGCGCAATCCGGAGGCGGTTGCCGAGCGCCAGGCGGAGGAGGAGAAGGTGCGCCAGGCGATCCTGCGTCTCGGCGACGACCAGCGTCAAGTCATAATCCTTCGCTTCGTCGAGGAGCTGGATTACCGGGAAGTAGCGGAGATCCTCGGGAAGAGCGTACCCGCCGTTCGGGTCATTCAGCACCGCGCGCTCTGCGCGCTGCGCAAGATGATGAAGGTGGACGAAGTTGCCTAG
- a CDS encoding Flp family type IVb pilin, whose product MSFVHRLVSWLREETAQTMAEYGLILALVSIVAIVALLALGPEIKDAFTAVADAIGGVA is encoded by the coding sequence ATGAGTTTCGTTCACAGACTGGTTAGCTGGCTTCGCGAAGAGACTGCCCAGACGATGGCCGAGTACGGCCTGATCCTGGCGCTCGTCTCCATCGTCGCCATCGTGGCCCTGCTCGCACTCGGGCCGGAGATCAAGGACGCCTTCACCGCGGTCGCAGACGCGATCGGTGGTGTGGCCTAG
- a CDS encoding TadE/TadG family type IV pilus assembly protein yields MTAKTGRRLLRTHGGQSLVEFALVLPIFLVVVFAIVDFGMGLRGWITITNAAREGARVGAVYAEPGTAGTLASPASCATVDPADKSSIAGRSCSTASGLPRADLAVGVEGAGGDTGDPVRVKMTYDYDYITPLGAFVSGIAGPLHMETVADMRLE; encoded by the coding sequence ATGACAGCGAAAACAGGCCGCCGGCTGCTGAGAACACATGGGGGCCAGAGTCTGGTCGAGTTCGCGCTCGTTCTGCCTATCTTCCTCGTCGTCGTCTTCGCGATTGTCGACTTCGGCATGGGGCTGCGTGGCTGGATCACTATCACCAACGCCGCGCGAGAAGGTGCGCGCGTAGGCGCCGTCTACGCCGAGCCGGGCACCGCCGGCACCCTGGCGAGCCCCGCCTCCTGCGCGACCGTGGACCCGGCTGACAAGTCGTCCATAGCTGGCCGCAGTTGCAGCACCGCGTCCGGTCTGCCGAGGGCGGACCTCGCGGTTGGCGTCGAGGGCGCGGGCGGCGATACCGGCGACCCCGTGCGAGTCAAGATGACGTATGACTACGACTACATCACGCCCCTGGGTGCGTTTGTGAGCGGCATAGCGGGACCTCTTCACATGGAGACGGTAGCGGACATGCGGCTGGAGTAG
- the cpaB gene encoding Flp pilus assembly protein CpaB, with the protein MARAGAGAPGGRINRRFLMLALVSAALSAVLVYVALNQGGTTDKASSETSAEIVVAAVEIPARTQITAEMVKLKSVPVSAKMTTVYEDLEDAVGRVTRYPIEIDEQVTSAKTVSLRGEQETDALAFVIPSGMRAISIKADQVLSAGGLVLPGDYVDILAVFNVEDQKGEEREAYLVRTILQNVEVLAVAQTIADVPPEEDTNGAANASANQGQRARASEAEPDPEATTLTLLVQPEQAEWLFLAEANGTLRAIVRGFGDSETPDVRPIIETELLPAGFVPPPPRAQ; encoded by the coding sequence ATGGCTAGAGCAGGAGCCGGTGCACCAGGAGGCCGGATCAACCGTCGGTTCCTAATGCTGGCCTTGGTCTCCGCGGCCCTTAGCGCCGTCCTTGTCTACGTGGCGCTCAATCAAGGCGGCACGACCGATAAGGCCAGCTCGGAAACGTCCGCGGAGATCGTCGTCGCAGCCGTCGAGATCCCTGCGCGAACGCAGATCACGGCCGAGATGGTGAAACTCAAAAGCGTCCCTGTCAGCGCCAAGATGACGACGGTGTATGAAGACCTTGAGGACGCGGTCGGCAGGGTCACGCGCTACCCCATCGAGATCGACGAGCAGGTGACCTCCGCCAAGACGGTCTCATTACGCGGAGAGCAGGAGACGGACGCCCTCGCCTTCGTCATACCGAGCGGGATGCGCGCCATTTCCATAAAGGCCGATCAGGTGCTGAGCGCCGGCGGCCTAGTCCTCCCTGGCGACTACGTGGACATTCTGGCCGTCTTCAATGTGGAGGACCAGAAGGGCGAAGAACGCGAAGCGTACCTAGTGCGCACTATCCTTCAGAATGTCGAGGTGCTTGCCGTCGCGCAGACGATAGCCGACGTGCCGCCGGAAGAAGACACGAACGGCGCTGCAAACGCCTCCGCGAACCAGGGACAGCGCGCCCGCGCCTCCGAGGCGGAGCCCGACCCCGAGGCGACCACGCTGACTCTCCTGGTGCAGCCTGAGCAGGCGGAATGGCTTTTCCTCGCGGAAGCGAACGGGACTCTGCGGGCTATCGTCCGCGGTTTTGGCGATTCTGAAACGCCGGACGTTCGGCCGATCATCGAAACGGAGCTTCTGCCGGCCGGCTTCGTGCCGCCGCCCCCGAGGGCGCAGTAG
- a CDS encoding AAA family ATPase: protein MARTPECLIVDADLGARADTKRALTLAHFAVVGEAGYGIEAVTVAKESPPDIFLVSVEEPVARALQTVESLIDAIPDAPVIVYSSLADAASVRRAMVAGARDYIIKPLKPEELTRAIYGVLEQEEKRRLRFSGEHRAAPARGTVITVFGAKGGIGKTTIATNLATALLKATGSSVTLVDMDTRFGDVAIMMDIAVEQSIADLARHINEMDRDTVRDYLVRHHTGVMILPAPLHPTEWRNVTPPQITKIIDLLAQSHDYVIVDTPGTFNEIVAAALEAAALILLVTSMDIASIKDTALALEMLQSASVSEDKVKLTVNHSTAANTLREEDVERVLEYPVFWRIPHDLNVATSTQLGQPVIVTKPYARVSRSITDLAYALSGAAPEKKGFLEKFLGR from the coding sequence ATGGCTAGGACTCCGGAGTGCTTGATTGTAGACGCCGATCTTGGCGCTCGCGCCGACACCAAGCGGGCGCTTACCCTGGCGCATTTCGCGGTCGTCGGTGAAGCGGGCTACGGCATCGAAGCGGTAACCGTGGCGAAAGAATCGCCGCCCGACATCTTCCTCGTCAGCGTAGAAGAGCCGGTAGCGCGCGCCCTTCAGACAGTGGAATCGCTCATCGACGCCATCCCTGATGCCCCCGTCATAGTCTACTCGTCTCTGGCCGATGCGGCCTCCGTAAGACGGGCAATGGTCGCGGGAGCCAGGGACTATATCATCAAGCCGCTGAAGCCGGAGGAACTCACGCGCGCCATCTACGGCGTCCTCGAACAGGAGGAGAAGAGGCGCCTCCGGTTTTCGGGGGAGCATAGAGCTGCGCCGGCCCGGGGGACCGTTATAACCGTGTTCGGCGCCAAGGGCGGGATCGGCAAGACGACCATCGCGACGAACCTGGCCACGGCCCTCCTGAAGGCGACAGGCAGCAGCGTTACCCTTGTCGACATGGACACGCGGTTCGGCGACGTCGCCATCATGATGGACATCGCGGTGGAGCAGAGCATAGCCGACCTGGCACGGCACATCAATGAGATGGACAGGGACACGGTACGGGACTATCTTGTCCGGCATCACACGGGGGTCATGATCCTGCCGGCGCCGCTGCACCCGACGGAATGGCGCAACGTCACGCCGCCGCAGATTACGAAGATCATCGATTTGCTCGCGCAATCGCACGATTACGTGATCGTCGACACACCGGGCACGTTCAACGAGATCGTCGCGGCCGCTCTCGAGGCCGCCGCACTTATCCTGCTGGTGACGAGTATGGATATCGCCAGCATAAAGGACACGGCGCTCGCCCTGGAGATGCTCCAGAGCGCCTCCGTGTCCGAAGACAAGGTCAAGTTGACGGTCAACCATTCGACAGCCGCCAACACACTGCGGGAAGAGGACGTCGAGCGCGTGCTCGAATACCCGGTGTTCTGGCGCATCCCTCACGACCTCAACGTGGCCACCAGCACCCAGCTTGGCCAGCCCGTAATCGTCACGAAACCGTACGCGCGCGTCTCGCGAAGCATTACCGATCTTGCCTACGCGTTAAGCGGCGCTGCTCCGGAGAAGAAGGGCTTCCTCGAGAAGTTCCTGGGACGGTAG
- a CDS encoding CpaF family protein produces the protein MTQFQWQPRRTGADEERGAQRGSTSSRLMQTNEALTELKYKLHQRLIEELDPSRLDGLDPVKARESVENAARTLIAQEMPGIVGMTRDELVTAVADEVLGLGPIEPLIKDAAVSEVMVNAPDTVFYEKEGRLYLSPVRFRDNNHILRIAERIIAPLGRRVDESSPMVDARLADGSRVNIIIPPVAPRSPTITIRKFRQDKMTIEDLIATGTLTRELAEFLRACIQVRLNIVISGGTGSGKTTLLNALSAFIPDSERIITIEDPTELKLQQGHVVSLEARPPSLEGKGEVTQRDLVRNSLRMRPDRILIGEVRGSEAFDMMQAMNTGHEGSLTTIHANSPRDALARIENMILMAGLDLPIRAIREQMSSALHVVVQIARLPDGSRKITSVSEITGMEGQVVTMQELFRFEQRGIDGEGRIVGDFRPTGIRPQFAEKFAIAGIQLPHDIFGAGEW, from the coding sequence ATGACACAGTTTCAGTGGCAGCCAAGAAGAACAGGCGCAGATGAGGAACGAGGCGCCCAGCGCGGCAGCACCTCCTCGCGCCTGATGCAGACCAACGAAGCCCTCACGGAATTGAAGTACAAGCTGCACCAGCGGCTCATAGAAGAGCTCGATCCGAGCCGCCTTGACGGGCTGGACCCGGTGAAGGCGCGTGAGTCGGTGGAGAACGCTGCCCGCACTCTCATCGCTCAGGAGATGCCCGGCATCGTTGGCATGACCCGCGACGAGCTTGTGACTGCCGTCGCCGATGAGGTCCTCGGTCTTGGGCCTATCGAGCCCCTTATCAAGGACGCCGCCGTCTCGGAAGTCATGGTCAACGCGCCGGACACTGTCTTCTATGAGAAAGAGGGCCGCCTCTACCTGAGCCCCGTGCGGTTTCGCGACAACAATCACATCCTCCGCATCGCCGAGCGCATAATCGCGCCTTTGGGCCGGCGAGTCGACGAATCGTCTCCTATGGTCGACGCCCGGCTCGCAGATGGCTCTCGTGTGAACATCATCATTCCGCCCGTGGCCCCGCGCAGCCCCACCATCACCATTCGAAAGTTCCGCCAGGACAAGATGACAATAGAAGACCTCATCGCTACCGGCACCCTGACGAGGGAGCTGGCCGAATTCCTGCGCGCCTGCATCCAGGTGCGGCTGAACATCGTCATATCAGGCGGGACGGGCAGTGGAAAGACGACACTGCTCAACGCTCTCTCCGCTTTCATCCCTGACAGCGAGCGCATCATTACTATCGAGGACCCGACGGAGCTGAAGCTGCAACAGGGACACGTGGTGAGCCTCGAGGCGCGCCCGCCGAGCCTCGAGGGGAAGGGCGAAGTGACTCAGAGAGACCTTGTCCGGAACAGCCTCCGCATGCGCCCCGACCGCATCCTCATAGGTGAGGTCCGCGGGTCTGAGGCGTTCGACATGATGCAGGCGATGAACACGGGCCACGAGGGCTCTCTGACCACGATCCACGCCAACTCTCCTCGCGACGCGCTCGCGCGCATCGAAAACATGATCCTGATGGCCGGGTTGGACCTGCCCATACGCGCGATACGTGAGCAAATGTCGTCCGCCCTTCACGTCGTCGTCCAGATCGCGCGCCTTCCCGACGGATCGAGGAAGATCACCTCCGTCTCGGAGATAACGGGGATGGAGGGGCAGGTGGTGACGATGCAGGAGCTCTTCCGCTTTGAGCAACGGGGTATCGACGGCGAGGGTCGGATCGTGGGCGACTTCCGGCCGACAGGGATAAGGCCGCAGTTTGCGGAGAAGTTCGCCATCGCCGGGATTCAGCTTCCGCATGACATATTCGGCGCAGGAGAGTGGTAA
- a CDS encoding type II secretion system F family protein, with product MNVLPAMAAVSVMVTVLLFFIMLHEMVMEKKDRKVRRRLDHVVNRAPLAGSFVSSALRRTELSRFSFIADLLSGKEWVDSVARDLERADLKLRVGEYLSLRVAAALVLFAAVLVLMGSGGVNLVIALGVGAVGYMLPKFYLSRRIESRLSKFNDQLVEALGLVSNSLRSGFGLLQSLDLAAEQLAPPLATEFKQTINDVNVGASFEEALIALNDRVKSNDLDIVVTAILIQRTVGGNLAEVLDTVAHTMRERARIKGEIRTLTAQQRMSGYIVGGLPVAIIGILTLVGSMMGESYVASLFTTNAGRIALVAAGVLEGMGILLIRRILKIEV from the coding sequence ATGAACGTGTTGCCCGCTATGGCCGCCGTTTCGGTGATGGTCACCGTCCTGCTCTTCTTCATCATGTTGCACGAAATGGTGATGGAGAAGAAGGACCGCAAAGTGCGGCGGCGCCTTGACCACGTCGTTAACCGCGCGCCTCTTGCTGGATCGTTCGTTTCTTCGGCGCTGAGGCGCACCGAGCTCAGCAGGTTTTCGTTCATCGCCGACCTTCTCTCGGGCAAAGAGTGGGTGGACTCGGTAGCGCGGGACCTGGAGCGCGCCGATCTGAAGCTGAGAGTGGGCGAGTACCTCAGCCTCCGAGTAGCGGCTGCCCTCGTGCTGTTCGCGGCTGTGCTTGTTTTGATGGGGAGCGGCGGCGTCAACCTCGTCATCGCCCTGGGTGTGGGCGCGGTCGGTTACATGCTCCCCAAGTTCTATCTGTCGCGGCGAATAGAGAGCCGCCTGTCGAAGTTTAACGACCAGCTTGTGGAGGCGCTCGGTCTCGTCTCCAATTCGCTTCGTTCCGGGTTCGGCCTGCTGCAGAGCCTCGACCTAGCCGCGGAGCAGCTCGCGCCGCCTCTCGCGACGGAATTCAAGCAGACGATCAACGACGTGAACGTGGGCGCGAGCTTCGAAGAGGCCCTTATCGCGCTGAACGACCGCGTCAAGAGCAACGACCTTGATATCGTGGTCACCGCCATCCTCATTCAGCGCACGGTCGGCGGGAACCTGGCGGAAGTCCTGGATACGGTCGCGCACACTATGCGAGAGAGGGCGCGCATCAAGGGAGAGATACGCACCCTGACAGCGCAGCAGCGCATGTCGGGCTACATAGTGGGCGGCCTGCCGGTGGCAATCATCGGCATACTCACGTTAGTCGGCAGCATGATGGGCGAGAGCTACGTTGCGAGTCTCTTCACCACGAACGCGGGCCGGATAGCGCTTGTGGCGGCGGGAGTGCTGGAGGGAATGGGAATACTTCTCATCCGCCGCATCCTGAAGATTGAGGTATGA
- a CDS encoding type II secretion system F family protein: MAIIAAASVFVSVYLLVMAFAGPGHDAVRARVALIGLGRASGEAKVPSFGERIIGPILDVAAERFFALLPQSFVMRLRARLERAGEPTTLEGYLIITALAAAVLSGLGLAVGIAMYGGVDSKVLGIAVVMAGVGVFLPTLWLKNRINQRRTAIIKALPDSFDLITTCVEAGLGLDAALARVAEKVEGPFAEELSKTLREIGMGRSRAEALRDLAERTAIPDLSIFVNAIIQAEQMGTSIGQVLRVQSEQMRTRRRQRAEELANQAPVKMIFPLVLCIFPTLFIVILGPAVIQLYETYMQ; the protein is encoded by the coding sequence ATGGCGATAATTGCTGCAGCGTCGGTCTTCGTGAGCGTTTACTTGCTGGTCATGGCGTTCGCTGGCCCGGGCCATGATGCGGTCCGCGCCCGCGTGGCGCTCATCGGCCTTGGACGGGCCAGTGGTGAAGCCAAGGTGCCTTCCTTCGGCGAGCGTATCATCGGCCCAATACTCGACGTCGCAGCCGAGAGATTCTTCGCCCTGCTTCCGCAGTCCTTCGTGATGCGGCTGAGGGCGAGGCTGGAGCGCGCGGGCGAACCGACGACGCTGGAAGGATACCTGATCATCACCGCGCTGGCGGCGGCCGTGCTGTCTGGCCTCGGCCTCGCGGTCGGCATCGCCATGTACGGCGGAGTCGACTCGAAGGTCCTCGGCATCGCCGTTGTGATGGCCGGCGTGGGCGTGTTCCTGCCCACGCTCTGGCTGAAAAACCGGATAAACCAGAGGCGCACCGCTATCATCAAGGCTCTGCCTGACTCGTTCGACCTGATCACCACCTGTGTCGAGGCGGGGCTGGGATTGGACGCCGCTCTGGCGCGTGTGGCCGAAAAGGTCGAGGGGCCGTTTGCCGAGGAGCTCTCGAAGACGCTGCGTGAGATCGGCATGGGCCGCTCGCGCGCTGAGGCGCTGCGCGACCTCGCGGAGCGCACCGCGATCCCCGACCTCTCCATCTTCGTCAATGCTATAATCCAGGCGGAGCAGATGGGCACGAGCATCGGGCAGGTGCTGCGCGTTCAGTCGGAGCAGATGCGTACGCGGCGCCGACAGCGGGCGGAAGAGCTGGCGAACCAGGCGCCGGTGAAGATGATCTTCCCGTTGGTGCTCTGCATCTTCCCGACGCTGTTCATCGTTATCCTCGGGCCGGCCGTCATCCAGCTCTACGAAACCTACATGCAGTGA
- a CDS encoding DUF192 domain-containing protein: MIIPHARYVRVENKGKGRTLAAQARLADRFLSRMIGLLGRGSLPEGDGLVIAPGSSIHTFFMRFPIDVVFVSREGVVLKTAENVKPWRLAFSPRGTRYTIELPVGAIGASQTERSDRLEFSAA, encoded by the coding sequence GTGATTATCCCCCACGCCCGCTACGTCAGGGTCGAGAACAAGGGCAAGGGACGAACGCTTGCGGCGCAAGCGCGGCTGGCGGACCGCTTCCTGAGCCGGATGATCGGCCTGCTGGGGCGAGGCAGCCTGCCCGAGGGCGATGGTCTGGTGATTGCCCCCGGGTCGAGCATCCACACGTTCTTCATGCGCTTTCCCATCGATGTCGTGTTCGTGAGCAGGGAAGGCGTCGTTTTGAAGACGGCGGAAAACGTGAAGCCGTGGCGGCTGGCGTTTTCTCCACGTGGGACGCGCTATACGATCGAGCTGCCGGTGGGCGCCATCGGAGCGTCGCAGACGGAGCGCAGCGACCGGCTCGAATTCTCCGCCGCGTAG